A genome region from Cryptosporidium parvum Iowa II chromosome 8, whole genome shotgun sequence includes the following:
- a CDS encoding signal peptide, 4+ transmembrane domains, which produces MVDLFRAALLFPLFLIIICISLPFTECERIHELTKLKQESPNSLINFNFTGYQHFVLMDGRDYDLVILYTGTKKSCPSCVTSSNNFEVAAKNYYKQLKPNQKIFFGYLYVDKVENVVGIHKLRFLPAIIYIESTKQFITSSLSFSRESQWRIPEQKDISSVAMIKFLNSRTGNNFEIILSFEEKVKRISMLIFLLIVSILCIYNIIMLARNKPFIIMILAIIACSISMSGIVYSIQHGKYQSRDFFVQNPRVQNLHEGMLMSILMTLSSLFLFLTPFVIHGKIFIFKRKIPGWSALILLISFIFSVLCIYFGYKMKVSWYAPTFYPPPGYLKGPLLVDRGNSF; this is translated from the coding sequence ATGGTGGATTTATTTAGGGCTGCGCTACTAtttcctttatttttaataattatttgtataTCTCTCCCTTTTACTGAATGCGAGAGAATACATGAGCTCACAAAACTCAAACAAGAGAGCCCAAATAGtttgattaatttcaacTTTACAGGATATCAACACTTCGTCTTGATGGATGGAAGAGACTATGACTTGGTTATCCTTTATACAGGAACGAAAAAGTCCTGTCCATCATGTGTGACCTCTAGTAATAATTTCGAGGTTGCAGCTAAAAATTACTACAAACAATTAAAGCCAaatcagaaaatattttttggatATTTATATGTGGATAAAGTAGAGAATGTGGTTGGAATTCATAAGCTTAGGTTCCTTCCAgcaataatttatattgaatCTACAAAGCAATTTATAACTTCATCTCTTTCATTTAGTAGAGAAAGCCAGTGGAGAATTCCAGAACAAAAAGATATTTCTAGCGTTGCTATgataaaatttttgaattctaGAActggaaataattttgagaTAATCTTAAGctttgaagaaaaagttAAGAGAATCTCAATGCtcatatttttattaattgtatCCATTTTATGCATatacaatattattatgcTAGCAAGAAATAAACCTTTCATCATAATGATACTAGCAATAATTGCATGTTCAATCTCAATGTCTGGAATAGTTTACAGCATTCAACATGGAAAGTATCAATCAAGAGACTTCTTTGTTCAAAACCCGAGAGTACAGAATCTACATGAGGGTATGCTAATGTCTATACTTATGAcattatcttcattattcCTATTTCTTACTCCTTTTGTTATTCACGgaaaaatctttattttcaagcGTAAGATCCCAGGCTGGTCAGCACTCATATTGCTTATTTCCTTCATTTTTTCGGTACTTTGTATTTATTTCGGCTACAAGATGAAAGTCTCATGGTATGCACCTACTTTCTATCCTCCTCCGGGATATCTCAAGGGACCCTTACTAGTAGATAGAGGCAACTCcttctaa
- a CDS encoding histone H4, with product MSGRGKGGKGLGKGGAKRHRKVLRDNIQGITKPAIRRLARRGGVKRISALIYEEVRGVLKAFLETVIKDAVTYTEYARRKTVTAMDVVHALKRQGKTLYGFGG from the coding sequence atgTCTGGTCGTGGTAAAGGAGGTAAGGGTTTAGGAAAGGGAGGTGCCAAGCGTCATCGTAAGGTTCTCCGTGATAACATCCAAGGTATCACAAAGCCAGCCATCCGTCGTCTCGCACGTAGAGGTGGTGTTAAACGTATTTCCGCCTTGATCTACGAAGAAGTCAGAGGTGTATTGAAGGCATTCTTAGAAACCGTAATTAAGGATGCTGTTACCTACACTGAGTATGCCAGACGTAAGACCGTTACTGCTATGGATGTAGTTCATGCTCTTAAGAGACAAGGCAAGACTTTATACGGTTTTGGTGGTTAA
- a CDS encoding U2AG splicing factor U2AF U2snRNP auxilliary factor small subunit CCCh+RRM+CCCh-like: DVNQNGQMAEHLARILGTEEDRVNCPFYWKIGACRHGDQCSRNHYKPTSSPTVIIRHIYENSPVALAIAEGQEVSDKLADEESDKVEVFYEEMFKELSKYGEILELLICDNIGDHMIGNVYIRFSTEEYAKTALANLRGKMYAGKPINIELSPVSDFKEARCRQYIDGCCNRGGYCNFMHIKHVPRCVKDKIFDQMYSEHPEYLHRKTNSCGKSSARDDGKGSESSRPRKFQRQSSEERRLMIESWNKRRENNSWY; this comes from the coding sequence GATGTAAATCAGAATGGACAAATGGCAGAACATTTAGCTCGGATCTTAGGCACTGAAGAGGATCGTGTAAACTGTCCGTTCTACTGGAAAATTGGGGCGTGCCGTCATGGAGATCAGTGCAGTAGGAATCATTATAAGCCCACTAGTAGTCCAACAGTGATTATTAGGCATATTTACGAGAATAGTCCAGTAGCTTTGGCAATAGCTGAAGGCCAAGAGGTTAGTGATAAGCTTGCAGATGAAGAATCTGACAAGGTTGAGGTTTTTTATGAGGAAATGTTTAAGgaattatcaaaatatgGTGAGATTTtagaattattgatttgCGATAATATTGGCGATCATATGATTGGGAACGTATACATTCGTTTTTCAACAGAAGAATATGCAAAAACTGCATTGGCCAATCTGAGAGGAAAGATGTATGCTGGTAAACCTATCAATATCGAGCTTTCACCTGTTAGCGATTTTAAGGAGGCTCGTTGCAGACAGTATATAGATGGTTGTTGCAATAGAGGAGGATATTGCAACTTTATGCATATAAAGCACGTACCAAGATGCGTAAAGGATAAGATATTTGATCAAATGTATTCTGAACATCCAGAATATCTTCACAGGAAAACAAATTCATGTGGGAAGTCTAGTGCTAGAGATGACGGAAAAGGCTCAGAATCATCAAGACCTCGAAAATTCCAAAGACAATCATCAGAAGAAAGGAGGCTAATGATAGAATCATGGAATAAACGTAGGGAAAACAACTCTTGGTattga
- a CDS encoding protein with 2x PHD domains yields MQDNLEIFRNKYHIRCRYTKLTYCTCTKGNKNFYYTGDHELKSMFEKILPSSQIHELLKLLADSNEARIGLRSSTQKYKRIERIVAREREEFNIRYEKEKKRIRELNSEKMSDIVVSKNSECSEDSEQTALLEDVDKQGSGNELDESTATQCCAEECSDKENYENILRCNVCHKSFHTWCCSPKMSEYIKNSFPWACSECISCTVCKRSDRPSIQVFCDICSRCFHTSCLNPKLHKVPRNFWLCDDCKVCSKCHKLINFPVENGEILSESLPEGFDYLDSKYGTRICYECKEDEKDLICGVCNCALYKSGNRVCSLCKMYVHNNCLNAQICNLCNQ; encoded by the coding sequence atgCAGGATAACTTGGAAATATTCCGAAATAAATATCACATTAGATGTAGGTACACAAAATTAACTTATTGCACATGTACAAAGGGaaataagaatttttaCTACACTGGAGATCATGAGCTCAAATCTATGTTTGAAAAGATCTTGCCTTCATCTCAGATCCACGAACTACTGAAGCTTCTTGCTGATAGTAATGAGGCAAGAATTGGCTTGAGATCCAGTACTCAGAAATATAAGCGCATTGAAAGAATAGTAGCAAGGGAGAGAGAAGAATTCAACATAAGATatgagaaagaaaagaagagaatTCGAGAGCTGAATTCTGAGAAAATGTCAGATATTGTGgtttcaaaaaattctGAGTGTTCAGAAGATAGTGAACAAACTGCATTACTTGAGGATGTTGATAAACAAGGGTCTGGAAATGAATTGGATGAATCTACAGCCACTCAGTGCTGTGCCGAGGAGTGTTCTGACAAAGAAAACTATGAGAATATTCTTAGATGTAATGTTTGTCATAAGTCTTTCCACACTTGGTGTTGTTCACCAAAAATGtctgaatatattaaaaatagcTTCCCTTGGGCTTGCTCTGAATGCATCAGTTGTACTGTATGTAAGAGAAGTGATAGACCAAGTATTCAGGTTTTCTGCGATATTTGCAGCCGCTGCTTCCATACATCATGTTTAAATCCAAAGCTTCATAAAGTTCCGAGAAACTTCTGGCTCTGTGACGATTGTAAAGTATGTTCTAAGTGTCACAAACTAATCAATTTCCCAGTGGAAAATGGAGAAATTTTGTCTGAATCCCTTCCAGAAGGTTTCGACTACTTAGATTCAAAATATGGAACAAGAATTTGCTATGAATGcaaagaagatgaaaagGATTTAATATGCGGAGTTTGTAATTGTGCCCTGTACAAAAGTGGAAATAGAGTATGCTCCTTATGTAAAATGTATGTACATAATAATTGTCTTAATGCTCAAATATGCAATTTATGTAATCAATAA